From a region of the Salinispira pacifica genome:
- a CDS encoding phosphoenolpyruvate carboxylase, producing MNTLSAFQEHVGMKYQIYNGLFLNLPFPDVKSSGILLPVFTSYCHDALEEGTPPIELVEEFFSQRVGTDSFRDLKNDLFRFLRLAERQVVLFDAMEDSAFTRIVDTQGPGSIKDTLNRVERSEIVDDYQKLLDEYRVRIVLTAHPTQFYTDQVLSILVDLVDSLQKNDIQEINNLLLQMGNTRFKKQKKPTPLDEAQSLMWTLENVMYSVIPKLHAHLVEDICPDEDAALNLPSIIELGFWPGGDRDGNPFVNHEITTEVGQMLRRKVLGSYLEDARDLTRRLTFDGVLERIQGVVDKLDSTLNPVGRYLNVQKLYEAKQVDGKVFHVEVSDEGYNSAEELLEELFEIRSLVIREHNGLFVQLLNRFIYKIQCFGFHFASLDIRQDSAVHTSLCADILEGVDAKRWGKLKELEGKVLDGKSYEDLSDQKRVEALLLSAEALSKLEHQSRQQLLEEILDSRSDAISRDCLQSFKAIHEIQSRNGEKGAHRYVISHTERSSHVLEVWFLSLLSGFDPDILPLDIVPLFETVEDLHNAPGIMNRLYEIPEYSRHLKNRDRHQHIMLGFSDGTKDGGYVTANWEIYKAKEILTQTTGDHGFRVLFFDGRGGPPARGGGNTHKFYRGLGSKIDSKTIQLTIQGQTISSSYGTEDIAAHNLGQLVSAGLENNLFPSDSMYLNEEERDLIERLSERANAHYMALRNHPKFLPYLEHMTPLSYYGRTNIGSRPSKRSKSGPLNLDSLRAIPFVGAWSQMKQNIPGYYGLGTALEELIKQGEQEKLQKLYHNSLFFRTLMENSMQSLSKSYFPLTSYLNDDPEYGEFWNILKSEAELSTKNLFAITGQNSLLDTDQVIRESIRMRERLILPVIVIQQYALQKIRQLQEEAGVETRRFVESDREKQKDVLEKLIIKSLMASINASRNSV from the coding sequence ATGAACACCCTTTCTGCATTTCAGGAACATGTGGGCATGAAGTATCAGATATATAACGGTTTATTTCTGAACCTGCCCTTCCCGGACGTGAAAAGTTCGGGCATTCTTCTGCCGGTTTTCACCTCATACTGTCATGATGCCCTGGAAGAAGGCACACCGCCCATAGAACTGGTGGAGGAGTTTTTCTCCCAGCGGGTGGGTACCGACTCGTTCAGAGATTTGAAGAATGATCTTTTCCGCTTCCTCAGACTGGCAGAACGTCAGGTTGTACTCTTTGATGCAATGGAGGATTCTGCCTTCACCCGCATAGTGGATACCCAGGGGCCGGGATCCATCAAGGACACCCTCAACAGGGTTGAGCGAAGCGAAATCGTGGATGATTATCAGAAACTGCTGGACGAGTACCGGGTACGTATCGTACTCACCGCCCATCCCACCCAATTTTATACCGATCAGGTGTTGAGTATTCTGGTGGACCTGGTGGATTCCCTTCAGAAAAATGACATTCAGGAGATTAACAATCTCCTTCTCCAGATGGGCAACACCCGGTTCAAAAAACAGAAAAAGCCCACGCCCCTTGATGAAGCCCAGTCTCTGATGTGGACTCTGGAAAACGTGATGTACAGCGTTATCCCAAAGCTTCATGCTCATCTTGTTGAGGATATCTGTCCTGACGAGGATGCGGCATTGAATTTGCCGTCCATTATTGAACTGGGTTTCTGGCCCGGCGGAGACCGGGACGGCAACCCTTTCGTAAACCATGAGATCACCACAGAGGTGGGGCAGATGCTCCGACGGAAGGTGCTGGGCAGTTACCTGGAAGACGCAAGGGATCTTACCCGACGGCTAACCTTCGACGGCGTACTGGAGCGCATCCAGGGCGTTGTGGACAAGCTGGACAGCACCTTGAACCCGGTGGGCAGATATCTGAATGTACAGAAGTTATATGAAGCCAAACAGGTGGACGGTAAAGTGTTCCATGTGGAAGTTTCGGATGAAGGATACAACAGCGCCGAGGAGCTGCTTGAGGAACTGTTTGAAATCCGCAGCCTGGTTATCCGGGAGCACAACGGTCTTTTTGTACAGCTTCTGAACCGGTTTATCTATAAAATACAATGCTTTGGATTTCATTTTGCCAGCCTGGATATCCGGCAGGATTCGGCGGTTCACACGTCGCTGTGCGCAGACATTCTTGAAGGAGTGGATGCAAAGCGCTGGGGTAAGCTCAAGGAGCTTGAAGGCAAGGTTCTTGACGGCAAGAGCTATGAAGACCTTAGTGATCAAAAACGGGTGGAAGCCCTCCTGCTCAGTGCAGAAGCCCTGAGCAAGCTTGAACATCAGAGCAGACAGCAGCTTCTGGAGGAGATCCTGGACAGCAGAAGCGATGCCATCAGCAGGGACTGTCTCCAGAGTTTCAAGGCGATCCATGAAATCCAGTCACGAAACGGGGAGAAAGGCGCCCATCGTTATGTGATCAGTCACACCGAGCGTTCAAGCCATGTGCTGGAAGTGTGGTTCCTCTCCCTTCTCAGCGGTTTTGATCCGGATATACTTCCCCTGGATATTGTACCTCTGTTTGAAACGGTGGAAGATCTCCACAATGCACCGGGGATTATGAACCGTCTCTATGAAATTCCGGAGTATTCACGGCATCTGAAAAATCGGGACCGTCATCAGCACATCATGCTGGGATTCTCCGACGGTACCAAAGACGGCGGATATGTAACAGCCAACTGGGAGATCTACAAGGCCAAGGAAATCCTCACCCAGACTACCGGTGATCATGGCTTCAGGGTGCTGTTTTTTGACGGCCGGGGTGGTCCTCCTGCACGGGGCGGCGGCAACACCCACAAATTTTACCGGGGTCTGGGAAGTAAAATTGACTCCAAAACCATTCAGCTCACAATTCAGGGACAGACCATCAGCTCCAGTTACGGCACCGAAGATATTGCCGCCCATAACCTGGGCCAGCTGGTGAGCGCAGGTCTTGAAAACAACCTCTTTCCCTCCGACAGCATGTACCTGAACGAAGAGGAGAGGGATCTCATCGAGCGTCTGTCGGAACGGGCGAACGCCCACTACATGGCATTACGAAATCATCCGAAATTCCTGCCCTATCTTGAGCATATGACCCCACTGAGCTACTACGGTCGAACCAATATCGGAAGCCGGCCCAGCAAGCGCAGTAAATCCGGACCATTGAACCTGGATAGTCTCAGAGCCATCCCCTTCGTCGGTGCCTGGAGCCAGATGAAGCAGAACATTCCCGGCTACTACGGCCTGGGGACAGCGCTGGAGGAACTGATCAAACAGGGTGAGCAGGAAAAACTTCAAAAGCTGTACCATAACAGTCTCTTTTTCCGAACCCTGATGGAAAATTCCATGCAGAGTTTGAGTAAATCCTATTTTCCACTCACTTCCTACCTGAATGATGATCCCGAGTACGGCGAGTTCTGGAATATTCTGAAAAGCGAGGCGGAACTCAGCACGAAAAATCTTTTCGCCATTACCGGCCAGAACAGCCTGCTGGATACCGATCAGGTGATCCGGGAATCCATCAGGATGCGTGAGCGTCTGATTCTTCCGGTAATCGTCATTCAGCAGTATGCCCTGCAGAAAATCCGTCAGCTTCAGGAAGAGGCCGGAGTGGAAACCCGGCGTTTCGTGGAAAGCGACCGGGAGAAACAAAAGGACGTTCTGGAAAAGCTGATCATCAAAAGCCTGATGGCCTCCATCAACGCATCCAGAAACTCGGTATAG
- a CDS encoding tetratricopeptide repeat protein, giving the protein MDPLRKARDLMHLGDYSAAKHIYEDLSRNDPENEPVHFQLGLCYSADRDFQRALHEFESCIKLDPTHLEAHIELGDLYFKLGDDSRALEYLQKSCEIDPENVRARTYLARLYEHTGNYDHAIRQYKKAIEGSEANESPRHDLALAYIHNGDLLDGYLILQELVDEADLGLLWSRINKTEQDLAELNVSATADYISMLKDDMDTVESRFFEKYGYSIRYTKGMLDALERFLQMEEQDILKVRNEIRMLIHLGVGFSGDTERFELQSMPGRFSGFQLGCYLFTSEQLTRSESRLPGSYEEAFAQALTFLQHHQ; this is encoded by the coding sequence TTGGATCCGTTACGGAAGGCCCGGGATCTTATGCATCTGGGTGATTACAGCGCCGCGAAGCATATATATGAGGACCTCAGCAGAAACGACCCGGAAAATGAACCGGTGCATTTTCAGCTGGGCCTGTGCTATAGCGCAGACAGGGACTTTCAACGCGCCCTTCATGAGTTTGAGTCCTGTATCAAACTTGATCCTACCCATCTGGAAGCTCATATTGAACTTGGAGACCTGTACTTCAAACTAGGGGACGACAGTCGTGCCCTGGAATATCTTCAGAAATCATGTGAAATCGATCCGGAGAATGTGCGGGCACGAACCTATCTGGCCCGTCTCTATGAGCATACCGGTAACTACGACCATGCGATCCGCCAGTACAAAAAAGCAATTGAGGGTTCGGAGGCCAATGAGAGTCCGCGGCACGATCTGGCTCTGGCCTATATTCATAACGGAGATCTGTTGGATGGCTACCTGATCCTTCAGGAATTGGTGGATGAAGCCGACCTGGGATTGCTGTGGAGCAGGATCAATAAGACCGAGCAGGACCTGGCCGAGTTGAATGTGAGCGCCACTGCGGACTATATCTCCATGCTGAAAGATGATATGGATACGGTGGAGTCCCGGTTTTTTGAAAAGTACGGATACTCCATCCGCTATACCAAAGGAATGCTGGATGCCCTTGAGCGCTTCCTCCAGATGGAGGAGCAGGATATTCTCAAGGTACGGAATGAAATCCGCATGCTCATACATCTGGGTGTAGGGTTTTCCGGAGATACCGAGAGGTTTGAACTTCAGAGCATGCCGGGGAGGTTCAGCGGGTTTCAGCTGGGCTGCTACCTGTTCACTTCGGAACAACTGACCCGATCCGAATCCCGTCTGCCGGGATCATATGAAGAGGCGTTCGCCCAGGCCCTCACATTTCTGCAGCACCACCAGTAA
- the pyk gene encoding pyruvate kinase translates to MKKLTKIVATISDMNCEPDFIRSLYDAGMSAVRLNTAHQEHKDSLKVVENVRKVSDAIPLVLDTKGPEVRTTKKESDINVKTGDIIKMIGDPDKLSSKECVYLNYKGFVEDVPVGKLILIDDGDVALIVKEKKDNALICEVQNDGEIGGKKSVNVPGVHIHLPALSDRDRGYIDFAIEHEIDFIAHSFVRNKEDVQVIQDILDEHNSKSKIIAKIENQEGVENIDEIIDHVHGIMVARGDLGIEIPAEKIPAIQKMIIRKCREKCKPVITATQMLHTMIKKPRPTRAEVSDVANAVYDGTDSLMLSGETAYGDYPLESVQTMAKIAKSAEEATDAMVNIDVDPSSHQIPAFLARTAVKAESKIPMKGIVIDTSTGRTARYISAFRGNIPIYVECYDPKVMRQLAITYGVTASYMPARQEGVEKFINKSLNHLVKDDLLQKEDTVLVLAGNFGPSTGASFLEISTVKNMLQL, encoded by the coding sequence GTGAAGAAGTTAACCAAAATAGTCGCAACCATATCAGATATGAATTGCGAACCGGATTTTATCCGATCCCTCTACGATGCCGGAATGAGCGCAGTGCGCCTGAATACCGCCCACCAGGAACATAAAGACAGCCTGAAAGTAGTGGAAAATGTCCGAAAAGTATCCGATGCAATCCCGCTTGTACTGGATACCAAAGGTCCTGAAGTACGAACTACCAAAAAAGAGTCGGACATTAACGTGAAAACCGGCGACATTATCAAAATGATTGGAGATCCCGACAAACTTTCCAGCAAGGAATGCGTATACCTCAACTACAAAGGCTTTGTGGAAGATGTCCCCGTGGGAAAACTGATTTTGATTGATGATGGTGATGTTGCTCTTATCGTAAAAGAAAAGAAAGACAACGCCCTGATTTGCGAAGTTCAGAATGACGGGGAGATCGGCGGAAAAAAGAGTGTAAATGTACCCGGCGTGCACATTCATCTTCCCGCTCTCAGCGATAGGGACAGAGGCTACATCGATTTTGCCATTGAACATGAAATCGATTTTATCGCCCACTCCTTCGTCCGGAACAAAGAAGATGTGCAGGTGATTCAGGACATTCTCGATGAGCACAACAGCAAATCCAAAATCATTGCAAAAATCGAAAATCAGGAAGGCGTAGAGAACATCGACGAAATCATTGATCATGTTCACGGAATCATGGTAGCCCGGGGAGACCTGGGAATTGAGATCCCCGCTGAAAAGATTCCCGCAATCCAGAAAATGATCATCAGAAAGTGCCGGGAAAAATGCAAGCCGGTGATTACCGCCACCCAGATGCTGCACACCATGATCAAGAAGCCCCGGCCCACCCGTGCTGAAGTGAGCGATGTGGCGAATGCCGTATATGACGGTACCGATTCACTGATGCTCAGCGGAGAAACCGCCTATGGTGATTATCCCCTGGAGTCTGTACAGACCATGGCAAAAATCGCCAAGTCTGCAGAAGAAGCAACAGATGCAATGGTGAACATAGATGTTGATCCTTCCAGTCACCAGATTCCAGCATTTCTCGCACGTACTGCGGTGAAGGCAGAATCGAAAATTCCCATGAAGGGAATCGTGATTGACACATCAACCGGCCGCACCGCACGCTACATTTCTGCATTCCGGGGAAATATTCCCATTTATGTGGAATGCTACGATCCGAAAGTTATGCGTCAGCTGGCAATCACATACGGGGTAACGGCAAGCTATATGCCCGCCCGGCAGGAAGGGGTTGAGAAATTTATCAATAAGAGTCTGAACCATCTGGTGAAGGATGATCTTCTCCAGAAAGAAGATACGGTGCTCGTTCTTGCGGGTAACTTCGGTCCTTCAACCGGAGCCTCATTCCTGGAGATCTCCACAGTAAAGAACATGCTCCAGCTGTAA
- a CDS encoding LON peptidase substrate-binding domain-containing protein — MKKIIPIFPLGVVLLPGMQLPLHIFEERYRLMVSHCLKQDEPFGIVYYDGSSFKSTGCSGKITNVLKEYEDGRKDIIIQGSDRFTLEEVDDSGEYLTAEVKYFSDCSTSASSRELERMKTEAVEAVIKLASLNNRELDRKYLMSLNPVDFSFLISASDMMNLEDKQENLETSSTANRLQSIITTAKRVIMRSEAHHQLLKILGDNSDIRHIFN; from the coding sequence ATGAAAAAAATAATACCGATTTTTCCATTAGGGGTTGTGCTCCTGCCCGGCATGCAGCTTCCCCTGCATATATTTGAAGAGCGATACCGGCTGATGGTGTCCCACTGTCTGAAACAAGATGAGCCCTTCGGAATCGTGTATTATGACGGAAGCAGTTTCAAATCCACCGGCTGCTCCGGAAAAATCACCAATGTTCTGAAGGAATACGAGGACGGCAGAAAAGATATCATCATACAGGGCTCGGACAGATTCACCCTGGAAGAGGTTGATGATTCAGGAGAGTACCTGACGGCTGAAGTAAAATACTTCAGCGACTGCAGCACTTCCGCCAGTTCCCGGGAACTCGAACGCATGAAAACCGAGGCGGTTGAAGCGGTCATCAAACTGGCATCCCTGAACAACCGGGAGCTGGATAGAAAGTATCTCATGAGCCTGAATCCCGTGGACTTCAGTTTTCTCATCTCCGCCAGCGATATGATGAACCTGGAAGATAAGCAGGAAAACCTTGAGACCAGCTCGACAGCCAACAGGCTGCAAAGCATTATCACCACCGCCAAACGGGTAATTATGCGCTCGGAGGCGCATCACCAGCTTCTGAAAATACTGGGGGATAATTCGGACATCCGCCACATTTTTAATTAG
- the dgcA gene encoding diguanylate cyclase DgcA yields the protein MIQGKEAEQQIDMYEKKIFDLTQLIEISKSLNSNLDYNALIQSILYICMGQLKVLKAGLFARKDIGSQDLVLHRSQVGFDMHAHQQYVIHEGNPLLDYLHDHPKSQTLDDLQSAIGEEPLDPISQLQPVLIIPLRAKDVINGILILGDPIQESAIPMEDRDYVENIAILAGIAVHNAFLYEITTTDVMTRLKLRHFFLDTLSSQIALSRRHNKTMSLIMMDIDHFKALNDNYGHVVGDEVIIGVSRIILDNIRQTDMAARYGGEEFVVLLPDAPRSTALQIAERIRTAVAQALFTYEDASCSVTISMGLAEFDPYTDLNSQTFIQKADKALYESKRGGRNRTTTAADLS from the coding sequence ATGATCCAGGGAAAAGAAGCTGAGCAGCAGATTGACATGTATGAAAAGAAGATCTTTGACCTCACCCAGCTCATCGAGATCAGTAAAAGTCTCAATTCAAACCTGGATTACAACGCTCTGATTCAATCCATTCTCTATATTTGCATGGGTCAGCTCAAAGTGCTGAAGGCCGGCCTCTTCGCCCGGAAGGATATCGGCAGTCAGGACCTGGTGCTCCACAGAAGTCAGGTGGGCTTCGACATGCACGCCCACCAGCAGTATGTGATTCACGAGGGGAATCCTCTGCTGGACTATCTTCACGATCATCCCAAAAGCCAAACCCTTGATGATCTTCAGTCGGCAATCGGAGAGGAGCCTCTGGATCCCATATCCCAGCTGCAGCCGGTTCTGATTATCCCTCTGAGAGCCAAGGATGTGATCAACGGCATTCTCATACTGGGAGATCCAATTCAGGAATCGGCAATCCCCATGGAAGACAGGGATTACGTGGAGAACATCGCAATACTCGCAGGAATTGCGGTGCACAATGCATTCCTGTATGAGATCACCACCACCGATGTGATGACCCGGCTCAAACTCCGACATTTCTTCCTGGATACTCTGAGCAGTCAGATCGCCCTCAGCAGACGCCACAACAAAACCATGAGTCTCATCATGATGGATATAGATCACTTTAAAGCGTTGAACGACAACTACGGCCATGTGGTGGGCGACGAAGTTATTATCGGTGTGAGCAGAATTATCCTGGATAATATTCGCCAGACTGATATGGCAGCCCGGTACGGCGGCGAGGAGTTTGTGGTACTCCTCCCCGATGCCCCCCGTTCCACGGCCCTGCAGATCGCCGAACGGATCCGTACGGCAGTTGCCCAGGCCCTGTTCACCTACGAAGACGCAAGCTGCTCGGTAACAATATCCATGGGGCTTGCGGAGTTCGATCCATATACCGATCTTAACTCCCAGACCTTCATCCAGAAAGCGGACAAAGCCCTCTATGAGTCCAAACGAGGCGGACGGAACCGCACCACCACTGCAGCTGACCTGAGCTGA
- the nadA gene encoding quinolinate synthase NadA — translation MEIAKTLDQVRSKLEPSILPHELDEAMDKIARIRTLKKDMNVVVLGHNYMTPDVFYGVSDIIGDSLGLAREAAQTTADIILFNGVHFMAETAKIMSPEKTVLIADMEAGCSLAESITAEDVRMLKKQHPGVPVVTYVNCSAAVKAETDICCTSANAAKVVNSLDSDEVLFLPDAYLAKNVALQTDKRIISWEQGKCMVHEQFTKSDIDAARAQFDDLVVISHPECDTDVTGASDFAGSTSQMERVIAESGKQNVMLITECSMGDNLRSVFPKKNFISTCQTCPHMKKITLDKIIYSLENMVHKVEVDEDIIRRGRRAVERMLEIG, via the coding sequence ATGGAAATAGCAAAAACACTGGATCAGGTACGCTCCAAACTGGAGCCGTCCATTCTCCCCCATGAGCTGGATGAAGCAATGGATAAAATTGCCAGGATCCGTACACTGAAAAAAGATATGAACGTGGTTGTCCTGGGTCATAATTACATGACACCGGATGTGTTCTACGGAGTCTCGGATATTATCGGAGACAGCCTGGGTCTGGCCCGGGAGGCGGCACAGACCACTGCAGATATTATTCTTTTCAACGGCGTACATTTCATGGCCGAGACTGCGAAGATCATGAGCCCGGAAAAGACCGTCCTCATTGCAGATATGGAAGCAGGCTGCTCACTGGCTGAGAGCATTACCGCCGAGGACGTCCGCATGCTGAAGAAACAGCATCCCGGAGTTCCGGTTGTGACCTATGTGAACTGCTCTGCAGCGGTAAAAGCGGAAACGGATATCTGCTGTACCAGCGCCAACGCAGCCAAGGTTGTGAACTCCCTGGACAGCGACGAGGTACTCTTTCTCCCGGATGCATATCTGGCGAAAAATGTCGCCCTCCAGACCGATAAACGGATTATCAGCTGGGAACAGGGCAAGTGCATGGTGCACGAACAGTTCACCAAAAGCGACATTGATGCCGCCCGGGCTCAGTTCGATGACCTGGTGGTGATCAGCCACCCCGAATGCGATACCGACGTTACCGGAGCCTCAGATTTCGCGGGAAGCACCAGCCAGATGGAACGGGTGATCGCTGAGAGCGGCAAACAGAACGTGATGCTGATTACCGAGTGCAGCATGGGCGACAACCTCAGGTCGGTTTTCCCCAAAAAGAATTTCATCAGCACCTGCCAGACCTGCCCCCACATGAAAAAAATCACCCTGGACAAGATCATCTATTCCCTGGAGAACATGGTTCATAAAGTGGAAGTGGACGAGGACATTATCCGCCGGGGACGGCGGGCGGTGGAACGCATGCTGGAGATCGGCTGA
- the lipA gene encoding lipoyl synthase yields MSDSFTIPEEQLQKGSGIKKTGATKSGATNTAAKQTGKNNRPVTRKPEWLKIQLNTNDNFKDLKKMVKEERLHTVCEEARCPNIHECWGKHKTATFMILGDTCTRRCRFCAVKTGLPGAVDLGEPARVADSVAKLQLAHVVITMVTRDDLKDGGASIVAKTVEEIRKAAPDCGVELLTSDLMADPDSIAAVLESRPDIMSHNLETVERLTPVVRSRSYYQRSLKMLKMSREIAPDIVTKSSLMLGLGETREEILGAMDDLLAHGVSMMNMGQYLQPSRNHQAVQKYWTPEEFAELKERALEKGFDFVEAGPLVRSSYHAGEQYENYRKKIHPLYRK; encoded by the coding sequence ATGTCAGACAGCTTTACCATACCAGAAGAGCAATTGCAGAAAGGTTCCGGCATAAAGAAAACCGGCGCAACGAAAAGCGGCGCAACGAATACAGCCGCGAAGCAGACCGGGAAAAACAACAGACCGGTAACACGCAAACCGGAGTGGCTGAAAATTCAGCTGAACACCAACGATAATTTTAAAGATCTCAAAAAGATGGTGAAGGAAGAGCGTCTGCATACGGTGTGCGAAGAAGCCCGCTGTCCCAATATTCATGAGTGCTGGGGGAAGCATAAAACTGCCACCTTCATGATTCTGGGAGATACCTGCACCCGCCGCTGCAGGTTTTGTGCGGTGAAAACCGGTCTTCCCGGTGCGGTGGATCTTGGCGAGCCGGCACGGGTTGCCGATTCGGTTGCCAAGCTTCAGCTGGCCCATGTGGTAATCACCATGGTCACACGGGACGATCTGAAGGACGGAGGCGCATCCATAGTTGCAAAAACCGTTGAAGAGATCCGAAAGGCCGCTCCGGACTGCGGAGTGGAACTTCTCACTTCAGATCTCATGGCCGATCCTGACAGCATCGCCGCCGTGCTGGAGAGCAGGCCGGATATTATGAGTCATAATCTTGAAACCGTGGAGCGCCTGACTCCGGTTGTCCGCTCCCGTTCATATTATCAGCGGAGTCTGAAAATGCTGAAAATGAGCCGGGAGATTGCACCGGATATTGTCACGAAATCCAGCCTGATGCTGGGTCTGGGTGAAACCAGGGAAGAGATTCTGGGAGCCATGGATGACCTGCTGGCCCACGGGGTATCGATGATGAACATGGGGCAGTATCTCCAGCCCAGCCGGAATCATCAGGCAGTGCAGAAGTACTGGACCCCCGAGGAATTTGCCGAGCTGAAAGAGCGGGCCCTGGAAAAGGGCTTTGATTTCGTGGAGGCCGGTCCGCTGGTTCGCTCCAGTTATCATGCCGGCGAACAGTATGAAAACTATCGAAAGAAAATTCACCCCCTGTACAGAAAGTGA
- a CDS encoding LacI family DNA-binding transcriptional regulator: protein MPKKVTIHDVARHAGVSHTTVSWAIHDDPRITAETKQKVLKSVEALDYFPAFLGRSLVGGHTKTIAVVAASFSTLFEMELIRGVEEALEAGGDEYTIQLYSSNRDKNSRMKTFQKILQGRRADAVITVNLRPGHTFIEEFKDSGVSLVLVEDIFENVSSVYCDSTIGARKAVEHLIDRGCKKPGLLVGYHNDPLGSLSPKARYDTYIQVMNERGIPVDENAVVEIPTYHPEEAIKTFKNFMDAGCDGIFCAAGDLVALGLLKAARQHNISIPDDMRIVGYDDVTFSSLTNPALTTIHQPLRQMGATAYDLCVRGINAEKEHSWFAETVRLEPELIVRESS from the coding sequence ATGCCAAAAAAAGTAACCATCCACGATGTTGCCCGGCACGCCGGAGTATCCCATACTACCGTAAGCTGGGCCATCCATGACGATCCCCGAATCACCGCCGAAACTAAACAGAAGGTATTGAAATCGGTGGAAGCACTGGATTACTTCCCGGCATTTCTCGGGCGTTCATTGGTTGGGGGGCATACCAAAACCATCGCAGTGGTTGCGGCAAGTTTTTCCACTCTATTTGAAATGGAGTTGATCCGGGGTGTGGAAGAAGCTCTGGAGGCAGGGGGGGATGAGTACACCATTCAGCTCTATTCTTCCAACCGGGATAAAAACAGCCGAATGAAGACGTTTCAGAAGATACTTCAGGGAAGACGTGCCGATGCGGTTATTACGGTGAATCTGCGCCCAGGACACACATTCATCGAAGAGTTCAAAGACAGCGGAGTTTCGCTGGTTCTGGTGGAAGATATTTTCGAGAACGTAAGCAGCGTCTACTGCGACAGCACCATCGGCGCACGAAAGGCAGTTGAGCATCTCATAGACCGGGGCTGTAAAAAACCGGGACTTCTGGTGGGGTATCATAACGATCCCCTGGGAAGCCTTTCCCCCAAGGCCCGCTACGACACATATATTCAGGTAATGAACGAACGGGGGATTCCAGTGGATGAAAACGCAGTTGTGGAGATCCCCACCTACCATCCCGAAGAGGCGATCAAAACCTTCAAAAATTTCATGGACGCAGGATGCGACGGGATTTTCTGCGCCGCAGGGGACCTGGTGGCTCTTGGGCTGCTGAAGGCCGCCAGACAGCACAATATCAGCATACCCGATGACATGCGGATTGTGGGATACGATGATGTCACCTTCTCAAGTCTCACCAACCCGGCACTCACCACCATTCATCAGCCTCTGAGACAGATGGGGGCCACGGCCTATGATCTGTGCGTCCGGGGAATTAATGCTGAAAAGGAACACAGCTGGTTCGCCGAAACCGTCCGTCTCGAGCCGGAACTGATTGTCCGGGAATCCAGCTGA